The proteins below come from a single Elgaria multicarinata webbii isolate HBS135686 ecotype San Diego chromosome 11, rElgMul1.1.pri, whole genome shotgun sequence genomic window:
- the G6PC3 gene encoding glucose-6-phosphatase 3 isoform X1 — protein sequence MDPFYTSGVRFAEMLQTGLPGSEDFWLWVTFLGDPKCIFIIYFPLAYFLLDQKVGIKVLWLGLISEWLNLVSKWFLFGERPFWWMFESGFSRKGEIFPRQFPASCETGPGSPSGHCMITGAALWPIVNTLTARISQHSKSCIMKAAPLNAYLLLLLAVGLSRIFILAHFPHQVLGGIVAGISLGWLLESRVPLERALHFYLWASVSLLLSTLMTYWTLVAFGVDLAWSINLATKWCTKPEWIRMETRPFSSLCRDTATALGLGLAFRSSYYTQLRGERPGWPSRAWCAILALVVLRLLSDAAQPQDVALWYGLTFVKYATFPWVVVALLPKVVHAMTSKATSPHKE from the exons ATGGATCCTTTCTATACCAGTGGTGTCCGGTTTGCAGAGATGCTTCAGACTGGTCTGCCCGGTTCGGAGGACTTTTGGCTTTGGGTGACTTTCTTGGGTGACCCGAAATGcatcttcattatttatttcccacTTGCTTATTTCCTGTTGGACCAGAAAGTCGGAATCAAAGTGCTTTGGTTGGGTTTAATCTCCGAATGGCTCAACTTAGTCTCTAAATG GTTCTTATTTGGTGAACGGCCTTTCTGGTGGATGTTTGAATCTGGATTTTCCAGGAAGGGAGAAATCTTTCCACGCCAGTTCCCTGCTAGTTGTGAAACGGGACCAG GCAGCCCCTCTGGCCACTGCATGATCACTGGGGCAGCCCTGTGGCCAATAGTGAACACTCTAACTGCACGGATATCCCAGCACTCCAAAAG CTGCATCATGAAGGCGGCACCCTTGAATGcttatctcctcctcctgctggctGTGGGCCTGTCGCGTATCTTCATCCTCGCTCATTTCCCCCACCAAGTCCTTGGTGGCATCGTGGCAG GCATCAGCTTGGGCTGGCTGCTAGAATCTCGGGTCCCGCTAGAGAGGGCACTCCACTTCTACCTGTGGGCTTCCGTGTCCCTTTTGCTCAGCACCCTGATGACATACTGGACATTGGTTGCGTTTGGCGTAGATCTCGCTTG GTCGATAAACCTCGCCACCAAGTGGTGCACCAAACCTGAGTGGATCCGCATGGAGACGCGTCCCTTTTCTTCCCTGTGCCGTGACACTGCCACAGCCCTCGGCCTGGGACTGGCCTTCCGCTCCTCCTACTACACCCAGCTCAGAGGCGAGAGGCCGGGCTGGCCTTCCAGAGCATGGTGTGCCATTCTGGCCCTCGTCGTCTTGCGTCTCCTCAGCGATGCGGCGCAACCACAGGATGTGGCTCTCTGGTATGGGCTGACGTTTGTGAAGTATGCCACCTTCCCGTGGGTGGTGGTCGCACTGCTCCCCAAAGTGGTCCATGCCATGACCTCCAAGGCGACGTCACCCCACAAGGAGTAG
- the G6PC3 gene encoding glucose-6-phosphatase 3 isoform X2: MDPFYTSGVRFAEMLQTGLPGSEDFWLWVTFLGDPKCIFIIYFPLAYFLLDQKVGIKVLWLGLISEWLNLVSKWFLFGERPFWWMFESGFSRKGEIFPRQFPASCETGPGSPSGHCMITGAALWPIVNTLTARISQHSKSCIMKAAPLNAYLLLLLAVGLSRIFILAHFPHQVLGGIVAGISLGWLLESRVPLERALHFYLWASVSLLLSTLMTYWTLVAFGVDLAWSINLATKWCTKPEWIRMETRPFSSLCRDTATALGLGLAFRSSYYTQLRDVSTI; encoded by the exons ATGGATCCTTTCTATACCAGTGGTGTCCGGTTTGCAGAGATGCTTCAGACTGGTCTGCCCGGTTCGGAGGACTTTTGGCTTTGGGTGACTTTCTTGGGTGACCCGAAATGcatcttcattatttatttcccacTTGCTTATTTCCTGTTGGACCAGAAAGTCGGAATCAAAGTGCTTTGGTTGGGTTTAATCTCCGAATGGCTCAACTTAGTCTCTAAATG GTTCTTATTTGGTGAACGGCCTTTCTGGTGGATGTTTGAATCTGGATTTTCCAGGAAGGGAGAAATCTTTCCACGCCAGTTCCCTGCTAGTTGTGAAACGGGACCAG GCAGCCCCTCTGGCCACTGCATGATCACTGGGGCAGCCCTGTGGCCAATAGTGAACACTCTAACTGCACGGATATCCCAGCACTCCAAAAG CTGCATCATGAAGGCGGCACCCTTGAATGcttatctcctcctcctgctggctGTGGGCCTGTCGCGTATCTTCATCCTCGCTCATTTCCCCCACCAAGTCCTTGGTGGCATCGTGGCAG GCATCAGCTTGGGCTGGCTGCTAGAATCTCGGGTCCCGCTAGAGAGGGCACTCCACTTCTACCTGTGGGCTTCCGTGTCCCTTTTGCTCAGCACCCTGATGACATACTGGACATTGGTTGCGTTTGGCGTAGATCTCGCTTG GTCGATAAACCTCGCCACCAAGTGGTGCACCAAACCTGAGTGGATCCGCATGGAGACGCGTCCCTTTTCTTCCCTGTGCCGTGACACTGCCACAGCCCTCGGCCTGGGACTGGCCTTCCGCTCCTCCTACTACACCCAGCTCAGAG